The region CAAACTGTCGATCGCAAGCGATAATGCCATCGGATAAACCAACCGCCGTGTGAATCAGAGGCGTTCTCGGTTCACCTGTATGGAAACGCCAACTCAGGTAGAGATGCCAAGTCGGTGCAAACTGATAATTACTGCTGATGGCGAAAGAGTGTCGTCGATCATATTGACGGAAAATTGTTGTTCCACCTGCAATTTCTTCTGCAATTCCGAACGCATAACCGAGTGTCCATGCCAAACGACTGGAAACCGTATGCGTCATAAATACGTCAACACCTCTTGCTGTTCCAGATTCAGGTGGAACGAAAATCTGATTCTGTCGTCCAAACTCGCGGAGCCGACCAACAAGGTTATCGAATGTGTTATAATACCCTTCAATGTTCACTAAGAAATTATCACGGGTATACTCAGTTCCGAGAATATAATGCACGGCTCGCTCGGCGCGTCCGGCTGTCTCAATTCCATCCTCCACCGGAATTCCCATCAGATGGACGGGTTGGTGGTAAATCCCCCATGCCCCTCGCAATGTGAGATTTTCCGCAGGTTTCACCGCCAGAGCGACCCGTGGTCCAATCTCATAACGCTGGATACCTTCTTCCCGATACTGCTGATAGAGATAACGGCCACCGATATTCAGCGCAAGTTTCGGATGCAGCTGCCATTCATCTTGCAGAAAGATATTGAATTCGTTACCTTGATCGTCAACATCAGCAAGAATCGGCTTGTAGACGTTTATACCTGCTTGCCGTTCTTGAACGTTGTATTGGTATTGTCCTGCTAACCATCGCCACGTTACACCACTACGTAACGTATGTTTTTCAAAAAGGTTTGCTGTAAGTTCCGCTTTTGTCCCGAGAAATTGAAAATCGCGATCGTCAAAATCCGCTTTCCCTGTCGTTCTATCCTGACGTGAGGTGCCGCCGAAAACAAAAACGTCTGTCCAATGGGAAGTGCCGAACGTCCGCCGCCATTTCACCCAAGCCGTCGAATTGTCGTATCGAGAATCTAAGTTGTTATCTTCATCATCTACGCGAATCCTATTTTTATCCCAACCGTAAAGTCCATTGATAGTAAGCGTATCCGAGGGTGTCATCTGATAGGTGAGTTTACTATAGACATCGGCATACTGAGGCTTATAATTTTCGTCGATGTCCATCAGTATGAGAATCAGATCGATATACCCGCGTCGTGCTGACAGGAGCCAACCCCCCTTATCGGTGAGGGGTCCTTCCAGAGTGGCTGTCGCGTTAATCAAGTCTACCCCAAAATTGGCGGAAAATTTCTCGGTGTTTGGTGTTCTTGTTGTGATGTCAAAGACACCTGACATTTTCTCGCCGTATTCTGCCGGAAAACCGCCAATGAGTAGTTCGGTGTTCTGAATGAGGTCGATACCGATGAGTGAGACGGCACCCCCGAAGTCCTGAAGATGATATGGATTGTAGAGTTCCATTCCGTCTAATCTGACCGAAATATCATCTTTTTCGCTGCCGCGGACGCTGAATCGTGCACTATAATCGCTTGAGACCACACCCGGAAAGACGTGTCCCGCCCGCATTACATCGTTGTCGATGAGTGGAAAACGTTCAATCTCTTGTTTGGATAAAGCGATTCTTGCTGAAGTGCCATCATAGATTGTAAAGCGACCGGGTGTTACAACGATCTTTTCCATGCGTACAGGTTCAGTATCCTCTTCAGCGAAAGCTGTGAGCACGCTTACGCATCCAAAAAATAGGACGCAAGAAATCACATACAGTGTACGCTGAAAATGAGTGTTGAGCATCCTGTCGCCCCTCAGCCTCTATGTAAATTCACTATAGTGTATCTGGTTTCATAGAGGAATTATAACATATTCTGGGGGGACAGTCAACTCTGGATGGGCATCTTTTGGGTTCGTTTAGTTTTCCAAAAATTTCCCTCTGGATGCCCAAACTTGAATGTAATACAAGGAATGGATTTAGTCTATTCCCAGACTAAATCCGGGAAAAGTGTGCTATCCCGAATAAATTCGGGCTTCCGGAAACAAGAAGACTTCATATACGGTCATCGATTCGCGATTGGCTGGCAGTCTAATTGTCCTCTGTTTCTGTGTTATATTCGGTTTCACCTGTGATTGCCTTTTGTTCTGGCGGTGGCTGGTGTGCGATGGCGATCTTCCCTAAGGCTTCAACGAGTGCGTTGGCATCCGCAATATGTGTGGGCTGCTGAAGTCCTTCCAATGCGACCGTCAATCTCTCCAGAATTCCAGCGAGCTGCGGTGTAGCCAGAGTTGCTTGGATGGGTTGCTCACTGGGAGATAATTTCTCCAAACTCTCTAATGTCTTGGTTAGGGATTGGATCAACGCTTGAAAAGCAGAGGCGGAGTATTCGTTGTTATCCAATGCGGCGTTAACACGCTGGGCATGCTTGGCTAAGAGCGAGGCGCGTTCTACTGGCGATGAGAGGGGAATGTTGTTGATTTCGTGTGTATATTCCTCACGTGCTTCCTGCCAGATGGTGCCGTATTTTTGCTGGGGCCATCGGGTTGTTCCGGGCTTGAGATAGGCGAAGCGTGGAATCAAGAGATCTCGAAGCTGCTGGATGCCGAGTGCGTCTGGTTGTGCCAACCTGTTCATGATGCTGTCTTCATGCATTAGTGCCGTAATTGCCTCGGTGGTAGAGAAGCCGCGTGCGTGGTAGCGGACGATCGCTTCTCGGTGTGTATCTGAGATGAACTTTGAAATGACTTCTGTCAATTCGGTGTGGATGGTTCGTCTAATTGAATCCAAGTCACTTGTGCCGATGTCGTCGAAATCCGTGTCCATAGATTCGCCTAATGTTTCTACGGCGTAGCGTTGAACGTTTTCGATAACTGCTTCAACGAGTGCGTCGCCCTCCAAAGTGGCGAACAGATGCTTAAGATGTGTGCGGAGGTCTCCGGCATCTTTCGCTGCGAAATCATCACAAAGTGCTGCCTGAATTGAAGTTCTTCTATTCTCTGGGGCTTGCATTGTTTCCTCCGTCTCTATGGCATTTCATAGTGATTCATAGTGATTCATAGTGATTCATAGTAACGTTCTGAAAATTGGGCGTTTAAAACCTTCATAAAGTCAGGTGTGACGTGGGTTTGTCGGGCGACTATGAAACGGTCATTTTTTTCCTGTTACTATGAATCCGAATTTTTCGTCTCTCCGAATTATCGTTGTAACGCCACGGGTGGCGTGGGTTTAAGCGACTTTCTGATTACTGCGCTTTTAAGGGGGTTACTATGAAAGTTGTGTCCCTCTGTTTAAGGTGATTGGATCTCGACTTTTCTGCGAGTTTTTCGCTGAATTGGGTATGGCGGACATCATAAAGGTGTTGGGAAGACTTTCCTAAAAAACTTAACACAATCAATATAGGTTTTAGTTAAGTATACCACAGAAAAGGGTTGTGTGCAAATTTTTTTATCGGTGGGGCTGTTTCCGATTTGTTATATTATATTTAACGTTATGATTGGGATGCGGAGATTGTCAGAATCACGGATTTTCACGGATTCAGCGGATTGTCGCGGATTTTTTGGGTTTTTGTGTATCGCATGCCTTTAGGGGTATGTTGGGTTTTACTGGATGTGTCTTTGATAGCGGGTGTGTTGATAGGATGTCGGTTTCCTATACGGTGCTATCGTTTGCGTATTAGCCGTTCAACCCAACCTCTTGAACAAAGAACTAAGGGATCCACCAGTCATATAACAAATACTGCTTAATTGAGACTGTTTTTCAGTTCTTTGACGGTAATAATAGGTGTTGCCCGAATATCGTTAAATGGTATTGAATTGACGATGTATGGAGTAGATTTTTCATTCGCTATGAACATATCGCAGAAATTTAAGTAGTGTAGGTATCTAAAATCACGTACGTATGATTTATCTATGTGTTGCGTTTCGTGCTGTCTGGCATAAATTATATAGAGCATTAAATAATAAATATAGATTAAATATGCTAAGTCAGGATAATTTTCCGGAGTAAGCATTTTTCGGTCTCGGATTCGATTGAGCAGCACCGTTATATCCCTATCAGTAAAATGAAAAAAAGTTTTTAATCGGTCAAGAGGTAGATTTACTGGTGTGTTTTCTACGGTT is a window of Candidatus Poribacteria bacterium DNA encoding:
- a CDS encoding TonB-dependent receptor, whose product is MLTAFAEEDTEPVRMEKIVVTPGRFTIYDGTSARIALSKQEIERFPLIDNDVMRAGHVFPGVVSSDYSARFSVRGSEKDDISVRLDGMELYNPYHLQDFGGAVSLIGIDLIQNTELLIGGFPAEYGEKMSGVFDITTRTPNTEKFSANFGVDLINATATLEGPLTDKGGWLLSARRGYIDLILILMDIDENYKPQYADVYSKLTYQMTPSDTLTINGLYGWDKNRIRVDDEDNNLDSRYDNSTAWVKWRRTFGTSHWTDVFVFGGTSRQDRTTGKADFDDRDFQFLGTKAELTANLFEKHTLRSGVTWRWLAGQYQYNVQERQAGINVYKPILADVDDQGNEFNIFLQDEWQLHPKLALNIGGRYLYQQYREEGIQRYEIGPRVALAVKPAENLTLRGAWGIYHQPVHLMGIPVEDGIETAGRAERAVHYILGTEYTRDNFLVNIEGYYNTFDNLVGRLREFGRQNQIFVPPESGTARGVDVFMTHTVSSRLAWTLGYAFGIAEEIAGGTTIFRQYDRRHSFAISSNYQFAPTWHLYLSWRFHTGEPRTPLIHTAVGLSDGIIACDRQFGDTHAARMPAYHSLDFRITKRSPYRRWELSWYFQILNLYNNTNVDQYAFSEVRDEGTDAVIGCEIDEEPLFPIVPTLGVTINF